Proteins from a single region of Cydia pomonella isolate Wapato2018A chromosome 13, ilCydPomo1, whole genome shotgun sequence:
- the LOC133524571 gene encoding uncharacterized protein LOC133524571 — protein sequence MAKDTRNIESVDSAYYEDELSMLEAKRNIFFELVQGIYKKSLIVDTDLASRESFLDAADTIDELRSEFKEVVNEYNRTLLRARAAAVPNYQPIIAFEDLYCRIRRVVKRLQPAAPPASSLPSIVERARPSLPTMELVAFDGDIRNWPLFYASFKSRVHENLSLTDEEKLFYLIGKLSPKAQAVIAGITPSAENYQLIIDSLIDRFQDKRTLASTYMDQMLNLKINGPASSSNFQTFIDKFVTAANALKSLKLDDLSDFMLLHMALKKLDQDTLRAFEMLHRDTKLPTFCNLTDFVKSQFRIYQNVQPSTVVVSAAANPSREKGVKSSQPRSAAPKLQSYVACASTTKCICDNIVHEHLFKCPSLNSLTPSERFKRAKELKACVNCLSIKHRTRECNSEVKCRVCHQKHHTLLHFDKDKDERATTSDVSSASASAVAKSSSPPPESTSCNTSIVTQALAASNNKMSKQNSTSSCDTVLLSTAKVIVRDNKGGTQVVKCLLDTASQSNFITEECYIKIFSRFDENVNFDVSSFVVDRITDDLPSVPVDMSTLTHVHGLPLADDTLDTPVAIDVLVGATIFPHLLLPHIVKSDVDYLPPAIQTVLGYILMGSVPALQSPRKYTSACCTSVQDSTDNLLKRFWELEEISAPPAQSQDDLECEDYFRATTTRDASGRYTVALPFRDDVFKLGESHSAAKRRFLCLERKLESSSVLRAAYDDIIREYVSKGYISEVTISMKASPAVAYIIPHHAVIREDKSTTKVRMVLDSSSKTSTGLSLNDVLHSGPNLQGDLFSILLNFRLFKIALSADCRQMFLQIGVREAERKFQRILYRFRPADPITTYEFNRVCFGMKSSPYHALRVVRQLIADDGHKYPTAAAIASSCTYMDDVCFSIMSDDSQQQDESVAIAAARELIDLFKCGQFDLVKWTCNSDAVLREIPASHRASVDIEIDPGVSQKVLGLCWNKSGDYFHFKVTEPDSTCTKRTILSAVARLWDNVGLVAPVVLYAKLLIQELWLIKCDWDETPPPHIVDVWERFCSELPKLNGIQIPRHLGVAQGCTINLLGFGDASERAYGGVVYLQVLKGDEVAVRLVCSKSKVCPLKTVSVARLELCAAVLLAKLMRKVQDNFEPRYNINEVYAFTDSKVALCWIQSSPHRWQTFVANRVVKIIEAIPANCFHHVAGLENPADCLSRGLTPSKLVDHPLWFTGPAWASKHPSEWPLRELDRESIGEVPELKPLAHAATTDVSESPLYSLAQRISSWSRLLRIVVYVYRILKPKPRFSALSRNDLEFAEGKIISSLQSEHFSDDIDKIKSKRYCSPALQKLKPFLDKDGLIRVGGRLSNADMKYSQKHPIVLPRRDHVVNMIVDYFHRKHLHAGPESLMTILRLQYWILSARRVIRDRVAKCNTCFRANPQSSLPLMADLPSCRVNQVNKPFTHTGCDYAGPLQYTPTRGRGVKSRKAWLCIFTCLTTRCLHIEIATELSTANFLAALKRFLARRGPVQCIYSDNGTNFTGANSYMRDLYKFLDGHRPHLEMELAENRIDWKFIPPASPHFGGAWESMVKIVKNHLFKVIGTQILSYEELLTTLAQIEALVNSRPLTALSSDPAEPSALTPAHFLNTAPLLSLPAPLVESGNLRDRHALLDKIVQSFWQRWRAEYLHQLQSRAKWTTPSVPIVTGTVVVIKVDNAPPFSWPLGVVEAVHPSKDGSTRVVTVRTNKGSFVRPVVRLCPLPNQ from the exons ATGGCGAAAGATACAAGAAATATCGAAAGCGTCGACAGCGCGTATTATGAAGACGAGCTGTCGATGCTTGAAGCAAAACGCAATATCTTCTTTGAACTCGTCCAGGGTATTTACAAAAAATCGCTAATTGTCGATACCGATTTAGCCAGTCGCGAGAGTTTCCTTGATGCTGCTGACACTATCGACGAACTCCGATCAGAGTTCAAAGAGGTGGTTAATGAGTATAATCGTACGTTGCTAAGAGCTAGGGCGGCTGCTGTCCCTAATTATCAGCCGATTATAGCCTTCGAAGATTTGTACTGCCGCATCAGGAGAGTGGTTAAGCGGCTGCAACCAGCCGCACcgccggcctcttcgctgccttctatagtggaGAGAGCCAGACCTTCTTTGCCAAcgatggaactggtagcgttcgATGGAGATATACGTAACTGGCCGCTTTTCTACGCTAGTTTTAAATCCAGAGTGCACGAAAATCTGTCGCTTACTGATGAAGAGAAGCTGTTCTATCTTATTGGGAAATTGTCACCAAAAGCTCAAGCCGTCATCGCGGGTATAACTCCGAGCGCTGAAAACTATCAGCTTATCATCGATAGTCTAATTGACAGATTTCAAGACAAGCGCACTCTTGCCTCGACCTACATGGATCAAATGCTCAATTTAAAGATTAATGGTCCCGCTTCCTCGTCTAATTTTCAAACATTCATCGATAAGTTTGTCACAGCTGCGAATGCGCTTAAGTCGCTTAAGCTCGATGATTTATCCGATTTCATGCTCCTTCATATGGCATTAAAGAAGCTAGACCAGGACACTCTTCGAGCATTTGAAATGTTACACCGAGATACGAAATTGCCTACCTTCTGCAATTTGACAGATTTTGTGAAGAGTCAGTTTAGGATTTATCAAAATGTGCAACCAAGCACCGTCGTCGTCTCCGCCGCAGCAAATCCATCGCGCGAAAAAGGTGTTAAGTCGTCTCAACCGCGTAGTGCCGCACCAAAACTACAAAGTTATGTTGCTTGCGCGAGCACTACTAAATGTATTTGTGACAATATTGTTcatgaacatttatttaaatgtccGTCCCTCAACAGTTTAACGCCTTCTGAACGCTTCAAACGCGCTAAAGAGCTTAAGGCATGTGTTAACTGCCTAAGTATCAAACACCGCACCCGCGAGTGCAATTCCGAGGTGAAATGTCGAGTTTGTCATCAAAAGCATCATACTCTGTTGCATTTTGACAAAGACAAGGATGAAAGAGCTACGACGTCTGATGTGTCAAGTGCATCTGCGAGCGCCGTAGCTAAGTCGTCTTCACCGCCGCCGGAAAGCACATCTTGTAACACGTCTATCGTGACTCAAGCATTAGCGGCCTCTAACAATAAGATGTCAAAACAAAACTCAACATCTTCGTGTGATACGGTTTTGCTGTCCACCGCAAAGGTTATCGTCCGCGATAATAAGGGTGGCACGCAAGTCGTCAAATGTTTACTTGACACCGCGTCACAAAGTAACTTCATTACTGAGGAGTGTT atattaaaatattttcgcgATTCGACGAAAACGTCAACTTtgacgtttcgagttttgtGGTCGATCGCATCACCGACGATCTGCCATCAGTGCCGGTGGACATGTCAACCCTCACACATGTTCATGGCCTCCCTTTGGCTGACGACACGTTGGATACGCCCGTCGCAATTGATGTACTGGTGGGTGCAACTATATTTCCACATTTGTTACTGCCGCACATTGTTAAAAGCGATGTGGACTATCTGCCACCGGCTATTCAGACAGTATTGGGGTATATTTTAATGGGTTCGGTCCCTGCTTTACAGTCACCGCGTAAATATACTTCGGCATGTTGTACTTCTGTTCAAGACTCCACAGATAACCTTCTCAAAAGGTTTTGGGAACTTGAGGAAATATCCGCTCCGCCCGCTCAAAGTCAAGATGACCTTGAATGCGAGGATTATTTTCGCGCCACCACTACGCGCGACGCTAGTGGTAGATATACTGTCGCATTGCCTTTCCGAGATGACGTGTTCAAGCTCGGAGAGTCGCATTCTGCTGCTAAGAGGCGCTTTCTTTGCCTTGAAAGAAAGCTAGAGTCATCGAGTGTGTTACGTGCCGCCTATGACGATATCATTCGTGAATACGTCAGTAAGGGTTACATATCGGAGGTAACTATCTCCATGAAGGCCTCTCCAGCTGTCGCATACATAATTCCTCACCATGCTGTCATACGCGAGGACAAATCAACGACTAAAGTGCGCATGGTCCTGGATTCGAGTAGCAAGACAAGCACAGGTCTGTCGCTGAATGACGTTTTGCACTCGGGGCCCAATCTTCAAGGGGATTTGTTTTCAATCCTTCTGAACTTTCGCTTATTCAAAATAGCGCTTTCGGCCGATTGTCGCCAAATGTTTTTACAGATTGGTGTTCGCGAAGCGGAACGCAAGTTTCAACGAATCTTATATAGATTCCGCCCGGCAGATCCCATTACCACATACGAATTTAATCGCGTGTGTTTTGGTATGAAGTCGAGTCCCTATCACGCGCTCCGCGTCGTCCGTCAGCTAATTGCAGACGATGGGCATAAGTACCCAACGGCAGCGGCGATCGCGTCCTCTTGTACATACATGGATGACGTATGCTTTAGCATTATGTCAGATGACTCGCAGCAGCAGGATGAGTCTGTTGCTATCGCCGCGGCTAGGGAGCTGATTGATTTATTCAAATGCGGTCAATTTGATCTTGTGAAATGGACCTGCAATTCAGATGCCGTGCTACGCGAAATACCTGCTTCGCATCGGGCTTCCGTAGACATTGAAATCGACCCAGGGGTCTCCCAAAAGGTCCTTGGCTTATGTTGGAATAAATCTGGTGATTACTTTCATTTCAAGGTGACAGAGCCAGACTCAACGTGCACTAAAAGGACGATCTTGTCCGCAGTGGCACGTCTATGGGATAACGTGGGCTTAGTAGCTCCAGTTGTCTTATACGCAAAACTCCTCATCCAGGAGCTTTGGTTGATCAAATGCGACTGGGATGAGACTCCCCCACCCCATATTGTGGATGTATGGGAACGATTCTGTTCGGAGTTGCCAAAGCTCAATGGAATCCAAATACCGCGCCATCTTGGAGTAGCACAGGGTTGTACTATAAACCTTTTAGGCTTCGGTGATGCATCCGAGCGTGCATATGGAGGCGTCGTATACCTTCAGGTTCTAAAGGGAGACGAAGTGGCAGTTCGGCTGGTGTGTTCCAAGTCGAAGGTCTGTCCCCTTAAAACAGTCTCCGTCGCGAGATTGGAACTGTGTGCTGCGGTCCTCCTGGCAAAGCTCATGCGGAAGGTGCAAGATAACTTCGAACCTCGTTATAACATTAACGAGGTCTACGCGTTTACAGACTCGAAAGTTGCTCTCTGCTGGATTCAGTCATCCCCCCACCGCTGGCAAACGTTTGTTGCCAACCGGGTAGTTAAGATTATCGAAGCTATTCCGGCCAACTGCTTCCATCATGTGGCGGGCTTAGAAAATCCCGCGGATTGCTTGTCCCGTGGCCTGACGCCTTCTAAGCTCGTGGACCATCCTTTGTGGTTCACGGGACCGGCTTGGGCTTCCAAGCATCCATCGGAATGGCCTTTAAGGGAGCTCGATCGAGAGTCCATCGGTGAAGTGCCGGAGCTTAAGCCTCTTGCACACGCTGCAACTACGGATGTGTCAGAGTCACCACTTTATTCACTCGCTCAGCGAATATCGTCGTGGTCTCGATTATTGCGCATCGTGGTATACGTGTACCGCATTCTTAAACCGAAACCGCGCTTCTCAGCACTTTCCCGAAATGACCTAGAGTTCGCTGAGGgtaaaattatttcatcgttGCAAAGTGAACACTTTAGCGAcgacattgataaaataaagagcAAAAGGTATTGCTCACCTGCCTTGCAAAAGCTTAAACCATTCTTAGATAAAGACGGGCTGATTCGTGTTGGAGGCAGGCTGTCAAATGCTGACATGAAATATTCGCAGAAACACCCAATTGTGCTTCCACGACGTGATCATGTAGTCAATATGATCGTCGACTATTTCCACAGAAAGCATTTGCACGCTGGTCCTGAGTCATTAATGACTATACTTAGGCTTCAGTATTGGATACTGTCGGCTCGTCGTGTCATTCGCGACCGCGTTGCCAAATGCAACACGTGTTTCAGAGCGAATCCACAATCGTCTCTCCCGCTTATGGCAGACCTACCGAGCTGTCGCGTGAATCAAGTGAATAAACCGTTTACACATACGGGGTGTGATTATGCAGGGCCCTTGCAGTACACTCCTACTCGAGGCAGAGGAGTCAAGAGTCGCAAGGCTTGGTTATGCATTTTCACTTGCCTCACGACGCGCTGCCTTCATATCGAGATAGCGACGGAATTGAGTACCGCCAATTTTTTGGCTGCTTTAAAGCGCTTTTTGGCGCGGCGTGGCCCCGTACAATGCATATATTCGGACAATGGGACTAATTTTACCGGTGCCAACTCTTACATGCGTGACCTCTACAAGTTTTTAGACGGTCATCGTCCACATTTGGAGATGGAGCTCGCGGAGAACCGCATTGATTGGAAGTTCATTCCTCCCGCTTCTCCACACTTCGGAGGCGCATGGGAAAGCATggtgaaaatagtaaaaaatcacCTTTTCAAGGTAATCGGTACGCAAATACTGTCATATGAGGAGCTTCTGACTACGCTTGCGCAGATAGAGGCCCTTGTAAATTCGCGACCACTGACAGCTCTGAGTAGTGATCCCGCTGAGCCTTCAGCTCTCACCCCGGCTCATTTCCTCAACACTGCTCCGCTGTTGTCCTTACCTGCTCCATTGGTCGAGTCAGGTAATTTGCGTGACCGACATGCACTTCTGGATAAGATAGTGCAGTCCTTCTGGCAACGTTGGCGTGCAGAATATCTGCATCAGTTGCAGTCTCGAGCTAAATGGACCACGCCATCAGTTCCTATCGTAACTGGTACAGTGGTTGTCATAAAAGTAGATAATGCGCCGCCATTTTCATGGCCGTTAGGCGTCGTAGAGGCAGTACATCCTTCGAAGGACGGCTCAACCCGCGTTGTCACTGTCAGGACAAATAAAGGAAGTTTCGTCCGTCCTGTCGTGCGATTATGCCCTCTGCCTAACCAATAA